In Candidatus Binatia bacterium, the genomic stretch CAGGCCGTTCTCGGTTACGACCAGTTCCTCAAGGCTCCGCCTACCGTGTACCTCGAGCAGGTCGGGCTGATGGGGAAAGCCGCGGCTCTGGAGAAGTCCGGAAAGGGCGCCGAGGCTTCGGCGGCGCTCGACAAGGCCGGATCCATCGACGGCCCCTACCGCAAGGCGGCGCTGAGTGACCGCGCCAGGCTCGCGGAGAAGTCGGGGGACAAGGCGACTGCGATCGCCAGTCTGCAGAAACTGCTCGAGCTCGAAGGCTCGACCGGTGATCCCACGCTCGAGCGCCGCATCCAGTCGCTCAAGGAATCCGCGCCCGCGCCGAAGTAAGCCGCCGCGCGCAGGTTTCCGCGTTCCAACAACTGCTCAGTTCGAGACGGAAGCGGCCGCGCGGGCCGCTCCCGTCCCTGTGGAAGATTTGGAGCCAGGCACCGCAAGGGCACCTGGCTCCGCGCCGGACTCCACTCCGTCCACGTCGAGCCCGGCGGCTGCTTCGACGTCCAGTTCCGCAGGAACCAGCGCGTCGACGAGATCGATCCGGTCGAGGCGTGCCTCGCCGATGGCTTTCAAGGCGTCGAGAAGATCGACGATGTTTCCCTCTCCGCTGTCGTAGAACGCGTGCGCCATCTGCTTCAGGCGCGGCACCTGGGCGGTGGCGTCGCGCTCGAATGCAGCGAGCGCTTCGCGCCGCGTGCGCAGCACGGCCACTGCGGTTTCCAGCCTCGCGCGCGCTTCGCGCATCGTGACGTCGAGCTGGATGCCGGAGTTGCGGGCTTCGGCCGCCTTGCGCGCGATCTCGCCCTGGTTGCGGTCGAAAACCGGCAAAGGAATCGAGATCCCGGCCGATATCGCGACACCGTGCGGATCCGTGGTGCTCTGCTCGCCGACGGTGACCTGCGGCACCGGGTAGCTTTCCCTGCGCGCGACTTCGATCTCGGCGACGTCGGCGTCATGCCCGAGGGTTGCGGCCTCGAGCGCAGGCAGCGTCGCCTTCGCGTGCTCCCACAGGCGGTCGACGTCGGTGTCGGTCTCGTGCGGATGCAGGCTTCCGATCGCATGCGGCCGCCAGCCGGGAACGCCGACGAGGATCGCAAGATCGCCGGCGGCGCTGTCGCTTCGCGCGATGGCATCGCTCAGATCGCGGCGGTCGGTGGCCAGCTCCAGGCGGATGCGCTCGACGTCGTACTGGCTCTTCGCGCCGGCTTCTGCACGCCCGACGACGATGGTC encodes the following:
- a CDS encoding TolC family protein, translating into MQYLSSESLRAAEIASRLAIAEADVLDARKLPNPTVSYQGTTTISGTDTIGDTIHAVSAGAPILLFGQRRARIDAALARRSASAADIADARLELVRAGRRAFAELLAAEDRVDAWKETLADIEQVQTIVVGRAEAGAKSQYDVERIRLELATDRRDLSDAIARSDSAAGDLAILVGVPGWRPHAIGSLHPHETDTDVDRLWEHAKATLPALEAATLGHDADVAEIEVARRESYPVPQVTVGEQSTTDPHGVAISAGISIPLPVFDRNQGEIARKAAEARNSGIQLDVTMREARARLETAVAVLRTRREALAAFERDATAQVPRLKQMAHAFYDSGEGNIVDLLDALKAIGEARLDRIDLVDALVPAELDVEAAAGLDVDGVESGAEPGALAVPGSKSSTGTGAARAAASVSN